The Staphylococcus sp. KG4-3 genome window below encodes:
- the mobC gene encoding plasmid mobilization relaxosome protein MobC, translating into MSERKTMTEGNEAVGKNLTPDRKAPKQISFRVSESEYSKLQSSAETLNMSVPLFVKNKAQGARLVAPKLDKVTRQSMAKDMGKLGSNLNQIAKALNTYGERANMEQMQQDIAIMREELNHIWQQLK; encoded by the coding sequence GTGAGCGAACGTAAAACAATGACTGAAGGTAACGAAGCTGTCGGGAAAAACCTAACCCCCGACCGCAAGGCACCGAAACAAATTAGTTTTCGTGTGAGCGAATCCGAATATTCAAAGTTACAGTCTTCGGCTGAAACTTTGAATATGAGTGTGCCTTTATTTGTTAAAAATAAGGCACAAGGGGCTCGATTAGTGGCGCCCAAATTAGACAAAGTCACGCGCCAATCGATGGCCAAAGATATGGGTAAGTTGGGCAGCAACTTAAATCAAATTGCTAAAGCTTTAAATACGTATGGCGAACGCGCAAATATGGAACAAATGCAACAAGATATCGCCATCATGCGTGAGGAGTTGAATCATATATGGCAACAACTAAAATAA
- a CDS encoding DUF334 domain-containing protein — translation MIKISNQMLAKIDTKHITEDVTKAFRQEKDGMYEDLKGIRMANQEQHEALNNSLKENQKLNSTFKSSIKSMTHGIGALYFVILLMALVSIVTGPIGHVLGIDSMYSALHHTITHTQSAWGYLWYIAYIVPYILFVLILLGCLSLLRLFEN, via the coding sequence GTGATTAAAATTTCCAATCAAATGTTAGCAAAAATTGATACCAAACATATAACTGAGGATGTCACAAAGGCGTTTAGACAAGAAAAAGATGGTATGTATGAGGATCTCAAAGGTATTCGGATGGCCAACCAAGAACAGCATGAAGCATTGAATAACAGTTTAAAAGAAAATCAAAAATTGAATAGCACGTTTAAATCGAGTATCAAAAGTATGACGCATGGTATCGGGGCTTTATACTTCGTTATTTTATTGATGGCCTTAGTTTCTATCGTTACCGGTCCGATTGGACACGTTTTAGGTATTGATAGCATGTACAGTGCGCTGCATCATACGATTACACATACACAGTCTGCATGGGGCTACTTATGGTATATCGCTTATATCGTCCCTTATATACTCTTTGTTTTAATTTTGTTGGGTTGTTTAAGCCTTTTAAGATTATTCGAGAATTAA
- a CDS encoding relaxase/mobilization nuclease domain-containing protein, which yields MATTKISATKSTSRAINYAEKRAEEKSGLNCDIDYAKSAFKASREVYGKTDGNQGHVIIQSFKPGEVTPEQCNALGLELAEKIAPDHQVAIYTHSDTDHVHNHIVINAINLETGKKFNNNKQALKDVRQSNDDVCREHGLSIPNDQAEIRYTQAEQNLIDKGKESWKNEVRLAIDETQATDMESFKEQLRSKGIIVERVTDKTITYRHIEADKKVRGSKLGDIYDKGGITHGFESEKQRRHTKSESERTAPDRTPKDQSTHRQPRTKFNWADFEQSTEVQRNERKRRERAERAEREAREQDDRARAARAKQIESEPKISKRTKGFDLEL from the coding sequence ATGGCAACAACTAAAATAAGTGCTACGAAATCGACATCACGGGCCATTAACTATGCAGAAAAACGCGCTGAGGAAAAAAGTGGTTTAAATTGCGACATCGATTATGCCAAAAGTGCGTTTAAAGCTTCTCGCGAAGTTTATGGTAAAACAGATGGCAACCAAGGCCATGTCATTATCCAGTCATTCAAACCAGGAGAGGTGACCCCTGAGCAGTGTAATGCCCTCGGTTTAGAACTAGCCGAAAAAATAGCGCCCGACCATCAAGTAGCTATTTATACGCATAGTGATACAGACCATGTACATAATCATATCGTGATTAATGCCATCAACTTAGAAACAGGTAAAAAATTCAACAACAACAAACAGGCACTCAAAGACGTCAGACAATCAAACGATGATGTCTGCCGTGAGCATGGTTTATCCATTCCTAACGACCAAGCAGAAATCCGTTACACACAAGCTGAGCAAAATCTCATTGATAAAGGAAAAGAATCTTGGAAAAACGAAGTTAGACTTGCCATTGATGAAACACAAGCCACAGATATGGAGAGCTTCAAGGAGCAATTACGTTCGAAAGGCATCATTGTTGAACGTGTGACGGATAAAACCATCACTTATAGACATATAGAAGCAGATAAAAAAGTACGTGGCAGCAAACTAGGTGATATTTATGACAAAGGAGGCATTACACATGGCTTTGAATCCGAGAAACAACGTAGACACACCAAATCCGAATCAGAACGAACAGCTCCTGATCGAACTCCAAAAGATCAATCAACGCATAGACAACCTAGAACAAAATTTAACTGGGCAGATTTCGAACAATCAACCGAAGTCCAACGCAATGAACGTAAGCGTCGTGAACGAGCTGAAAGAGCAGAACGCGAAGCTCGGGAACAGGATGATCGAGCTCGAGCAGCGAGAGCAAAACAGATCGAATCAGAACCAAAAATTAGTAAGCGAACTAAAGGCTTCGACCTCGAACTTTAA